Proteins encoded in a region of the Anopheles ziemanni chromosome 2, idAnoZiCoDA_A2_x.2, whole genome shotgun sequence genome:
- the LOC131293598 gene encoding probable serine/threonine-protein kinase DDB_G0280133, producing the protein MSSDRTDSTDDGDLTLLSSSISTLSSDEEFSSNEAIGNFFIGYRFMAILSIQDVNEGSRGPKFFCHICEHFLHTRLSMITHMKMHRMPFCPVCFAMFHRPVDVNSHIVELHPEITTTEIIPALVTEEMLSIEDSIVPPNSPNNNEQQNITQEQLNGKLDTNNNNSMSSLLVEKLREHQIANGLVDDEGQHNQHDFEIDTETQLTSNPADGNGRSMRNNDKKPVSSGSSGKAPKGKPKSSPKTNAGTKGPSNAGQEDNIMKVTSRFGRSISLKIPQF; encoded by the exons ATGTCCTCCGATAGGACCGATTCTACGGATGATGGAGACTTAACTTTACTGTCTTCttcaatttcaactttatCCAGTGATGAAGAGTTTTCTTCAAACGAAGCAATAGGGAACTTTTTCATCGGTTAT AGGTTCATGGCCATACTTAGCATCCAGGACGTGAATGAGGGATCGCGTGGACCAAAGTTCTTTTGTCATATCTGTGAACACTTCTTACACACCCGACTCAGCATGATCACGCACATGAAGATGCATCGAATGCCTTTTTGTCCGGTATGTTTTGCTATGTTTCATCGACCAGTGGACGTG AATTCACACATAGTGGAGCTTCATCCAGAGATCACCACGACAGAAATCATCCCAGCACTGGTGACTGAGGAAATGCTGTCTATCGAGGACTCCATTGTCCCACCGAATTCACCAAACAACAACGAACAGCAAAATATAACGCAGGAGCAATTGAATGGAAAGCTGGATACGAACAACAATAACTCGATGTCTTCGTTGTTGGTGGAAAAGCTACGTGAACACCAAATAGCCAACGGTCTAGTCGATGATGAGGGTCAGCACAATCAACACGATTTTGAAATCGATACAGAGACCCAACTAACCTCAAACCCAGCGGATGGAAATGGACGGAGTATGAGGAATAACGACAAAAAACCAGTCTCAAGTGGTTCTTCGGGAAAGGCGCCTAAAGGTAAACCGAAATCCTCGCCCAAGACGAACGCGGGCACCAAAGGGCCTTCGAACGCTGGGCAAGAGGATAATATTATGAAGGTGACATCGCGGTTCGGACGTTCCATCAGTTTGAAAATCCCGCAATTCTAA
- the LOC131294892 gene encoding protein O-glucosyltransferase 2-like, translated as MVTDQSGRYLRLLLALVCWTCAHCTKTDRTIDPTKSRVWGPGVEIPDRATLPARYFFIEPRDAESKKINESQKYDVHIIGQSRFGSCRYRLSQIDRHDGSSIIRYKLAESCSDVSIHVRHNSIHLNGSPFVIHGTLYSEQCYCPQGSVDEWLETVRCPLGDPQIDMDLIPFRAINFSSLRTRMIQQYDKPGSISHCNYVILRNQVHRRCYGQHTGFSKFMDTILLSLARKFTLPDMELFVNLGDWPLVKKGGQSRTTGPFPIFSWCGSDDTFDIVMPTYDITESTLENMGRVMLDMLSIQRRGIPWAEKHPKAFWRGRDARRERLELVALARHHPDLLNASLTNFFFFRDEESEFGPRVAHISMHDFFDYRYQVNVDGTVAAYRLPYLLAGSSVVMKQDSFYYEHFYRKLVPMRHYIPFEADLSNLVQQIEWARDNDEQAREIRDNANAFINANLLPLDIYCYHALLFKEYAKYIVSPIQVQPGMEKIEQPDEAYHCPCERTTLPRDEL; from the exons ATGGTAACGGATCAATCGGGAAGGTACTTGCGTTTGCTGTTGGCGTTGGTATGCTGGACTTGTGCGCATTGCACCAAAACGGATCGTACGATCGATCCGACTAAGAGCCGTGTATGGGGACCAGGAGTGGAAATACCAGACCGGGCCACCCTTCCAGCGCGTTACTTCTTCATCGAACCAAGAGACGCGGAGAGTAAAAA AATCAATGAGTCTCAAAAGTACGACGTTCATATTATCGGACAGTCTCGTTTTGGGTCCTGCCGGTATCGATTGAGCCAGATTGATCGCCACGATGGATCAAGCATCATTCGGTACAAGTTGGCCGAATCGTGTAGTGATGTATCGATCCACGTCCGGCACAACAGCATCCATTTGAACGGGTCTCCGTTCGTCATCCATGGCACACTGTACTCGGAGCAGTGCTACTGTCCGCAGGGCTCGGTTGACGAGTGGCTCGAGACGGTCCGCTGCCCATTGGGTGATCCTCAGATCGACATGGATCTCATACCGTTCCGGGCCATCAATTTCTCCAGTCTACGCACCCGCATGATTCAGCAGTACGACAAACCGGGTAGCATTTCACACTGCAACTATGTAATCCTGCGGAATCAGGTACACCGACGTTGCTACGGGCAACATACGGGTTTCAGCAAGTTCATGGACACGATCCTGTTGTCGTTGGCGCGCAAGTTTACGCTACCCGACATGGAGCTGTTCGTAAACCTGGGCGACTGGCCGCTGGTGAAGAAGGGTGGCCAGAGCCGCACTACCGGACCGTTCCCGATTTTTTCTTGGTGCGGCAGCGACGACACATTCGATATAGTGATGCCGACGTACGATATTACCGAATCAACGCTCGAGAACATGGGTCGCGTCATGTTAGACATGCTCTCAATCCAACGAAGGGGAATACCTTGGGCGGAGAAACATCCAAAGGCTTTCTGGCGTGGACGGGACGCACGCCGTGAACGGTTGGAACTGGTGGCTCTCGCACGGCACCATCCCGATCTACTGAACGCGTCACTGacaaactttttcttcttccgtgACGAAGAAAGCGAGTTTGGCCCAAGGGTTGCGCATATTTCGATGCATGACTTTTTCGATTACCGCTATCAGGTTAATGTGGACGGAACGGTAGCGGCGTACCGACTGCCGTACCTCCTTGCCGGCAGTTCGGTTGTGATGAAACAGGATTCGTTCTACTACGAACATTTCTACCGGAAGCTGGTACCGATGCGTCACTACATCCCATTCGAGGCAGACCTGTCGAACCTGGTGCAGCAGATCGAGTGGGCCCGCGACAATGACGAACAGGCGCGCGAAATACGGGACAACGCGAACGCATTCATCAATGCCAATCTGCTACCGTTGGACATTTACTGTTACCATGCTTTACTGTTCAAG GAATACGCCAAATACATTGTCAGCCCGATTCAGGTGCAACCGGGCATGGAGAAGATTGAACAGCCTGACGAAGCCTACCACTGCCCGTGCGAGCGGACAACACTTCCGAGGGACGAACTGTAA
- the LOC131293599 gene encoding cAMP-dependent protein kinase catalytic subunit alpha-like, with protein sequence MFATGSDYRQVLVRLKAEFERRYNDPKLASMTSPTEYELIRTLGSGAFGIVKLIKRKSSDDFFAMKILVKAKIVRYKQLQHTYNEKRILQSIRFPFVVSLKTSFKDNSYIYLVMPFVNGGEMFTLLRRHRKFAEAQAIFYAAQVAMALEYLHSCSLVYRDLKPENLLIDYRGYVKVTDFGFCKFIKDRAWTLCGTPEYLAPEIIQAKGYGKSVDWWSYGVLLFEMAAGYSPFYVHSADQMAMFERICKAKYKIPKNFSSELGHLVQQLLQTDLTRRYGNLRNGSEDIKQHGWFKSVNWIAMLNRELPAPYVPQLQGPGDASLFDVHDEQNLKVASKCEYAKEFADF encoded by the exons ATGTTCGCCACCGGTAGTGATTATCGACAGGTTTTGGTCCGCCTGAAGGCTGAATTTGAACGACGATACAACGATCCGAAGTTAGCTTCCATGACAAGCCCTACTGAATACGAATTAATCCGCACGCTTGGCTCTGGAGCGTTCGGAATCGTG AAACTGATCAAACGGAAATCGagtgatgattttttcgcGATGAAAATACTTGTCAAAGCAAAGATAGTCAGATACAAGCAACTTCAGCATACGTACAACGAGAAAAGGATCCTCCAAAGCATACGTTTCCCATTCGTCGTTTCATTGAAAACGTCTTTCAAAGATAATTCCTACATTTACTTGGTGATGCCGTTTGTGAATGGCGGTGAAATGTTCACGCTGCTACGGCGACACAGGAAATTCGCCGAAGCACAAGCCATTTTTTATGCCGCCCAAGTGGCTATGGCGCTCGAGTATCTCCACTCTTGCAGCCTGGTGTATCGTGATTTGAAACCGGAAAACCTTCTCATCGACTACCGTGGCTACGTGAAGGTGACGGACTTTGGTTTTTGTAAG TTTATAAAAGATCGTGCCTGGACACTATGCGGCACGCCCGAATATCTCGCACCAGAAATTATACAGGCAAAGGGATACGGGAAAAGTGTCGATTGGTGGTCGTACGGTGTGTTGCTGTTCGAAATGGCTGCAGGATACTCCCCATTCTACGTCCACAGCGCCGACCAGATGGCCATGTTCGAGCGTATATGCAAGGCCAAGTACAAGATACCGAAGAATTTTTCTTCCGAACTCGGTCATCTCGTGCAACAACTGCTACAAACCGATCTCACAAGACGCTACGGTAATCTGCGGAACGGCTCCGAGGATATAAAGCAGCACGGTTGGTTCAAATCGGTCAATTGGATTGCCATGCTGAATCGAGAACTCCCTGCGCCATATGTTCCGCAGCTGCAAGGACCGGGTGATGCCTCGTTGTTCGATGTGCACGACGAGCAGAATCTTAAGGTGGCATCGAAATGTGAGTACGCCAAGGAGTTTGCTGATTTCTAG
- the LOC131282594 gene encoding apoptosis-inducing factor 1, mitochondrial, whose product MLSVSRGAIGSFRKVHTSIVRKHVLAGSCCQILVGRRWFSRKETAQKTIASQGGPSCPPPPPPPSQSYTGYLLGAIALTAGGLGLAYYNGLFDSTPPPVDDTKEKPSQHKGPYPLSSKDLPKHVPYLLIGGGTACIAAFRSIRGHDPKAKVLMITNELEMPYMRPPLSKELWFSPSESEPLKFRQWNGGERSIFFEPNDYYIDPTKLSDAPNGGIAVARGYEVQRLDVTNRKAILTDGTEIEYDKCLLAPGARPKNLPVFESAPLAVREKVTLFRSVRDFQRLTEKLGDGHKVAIIGGGFLGSELACALSKSEQTRKKNIEVFQLFNESGNMAKVLPEYLSHWTTERLREEGIKMWPKTQVKAADMQGKQVKLTLLDDSVLLVDHVIVAVGSEPNTNLAKTSGLEVDGSIGGFVVDAELRARSNVYVAGDAACFYDTKFGRRRLEHHDHAIVTGRLAGENMVGLNKPYTQQSMFWSDLGPKISYEAVGLVDSSLPTRAVFAIRSVEELTRAVAAATTGNDSAKLQAANANGDIKSVTPTEGGSESNTAENNAQEVPEKEEDGFNKGVVFYLRENKVVGVLMWNVFNKLGIARKIVDQCTEWDDLNEVAKLFHLHGPPADEDDKD is encoded by the exons ATGCTTTCGGTGTCCCGTGGTGCGATCGGAAGCTTCCGGAAAGTCCATACAAGTATCGTACGAAAGCATGTTCTCGCTGGAA GTTGCTGCCAAATCCTCGTTGGACGAAGATGGTTTTCTCGCAAG GAAACAGCACAAAAAACTATTGCCTCTCAAGGTGGCCCATCAtgccctccaccaccaccacctccaagTCAGTCCTACACGGGATATCTTCTAGGAGCCATCGCACTGACCGCAGGCGGTCTTGGCCTAGCGTATTATAATGGACTTTTCGACAGTACACCACCCCCTGTTGATGATACGAAGGAAAAACCATCCCAGCATAAGGGACCGTATCCACTTTCCTCGAAAGATCTCCCAAAGCACGTTCCATACCTCTTAATTGGCGGTGGAACGGCCTGTATAGCTGCGTTTCGATCGATACGTGGACATGATCCTAAAGCAAAGGTGCTGATGATAACGAACGAGCTAGAAATGCCCTACATGCGCCCACCACTCTCGAAGGAACTGTGGTTTAGCCCGTCCGAGAGCGAACCCCTAAAATTCCGTCAGTGGAATGGTGGAGaacgaagcatttttttcgaaccgAACGATTACTACATCGATCCGACCAAACTGAGCGATGCCCCGAACGGCGGAATTGCGGTGGCACGTGGGTACGAGGTTCAGCGGTTGGACGTTACTAATCGCAAGGCGATTCTTACCGATGGCACCGAGATCGAGTACGACAAGTGTCTGCTTGCTCCGGGTGCACGGCCAAAGAATTTACCCGTCTTTGAATCGGCGCCACTGGCCGTCCGGGAAAAGGTTACCCTATTTAGAAGCGTTCGTGATTTTCAGCGTCTCACGGAGAAGCTCGGCGATGGCCACAAGGTTGCCATAATTGGTGGAGGATTCCTTGGAAGCGAGTTAGCCTGTGCTCTCTCGAAATCGGAACAGACGCGCAAGAAGAACATAGaagtttttcaacttttcaacGAGAGCGGAAATATGGCTAAAGTTCTCCCGGAATATCTTAGCCACTGGACAACGGAACGACTACGCGAAGAGGGTATTAAAATGTGGCCCAAAACGCAGGTGAAAGCGGCCGATATGCAAGGAAAACAGGTGAAGTTAACCCTGCTGGACGATAGTGTGCTGTTAGTTGATCATGTCATTGTGGCCGTGGGTTCAGAACCAAACACGAATCTTGCCAAAACGTCCGGCCTTGAGGTGGATGGTAGCATTGGTGGTTTTGTTGTCGATGCTGAGCTGAGAGCACGTTCGAATGTATACGTTGCTGGCGATGCGGCCTGTTTTTACGATACTAAGTTTGGAAGGAGGAGATTGGAACATCATGATCATGCGATCGTTACCGGTCGTTTGGCGGGAGAAAATATGGTTGGATTAA ATAAACCTTACACGCAACAGAGCATGTTCTGGTCAGATCTTGGGCCTAAGATCAGCTATGAGGCGGTTGGTCTTGTTGACTCCTCGCTGCCAACGAGGGCCGTTTTTGCGATACGCTCTGTTGAAGAGTTGACCCGTGCagttgcagcagcaacaactggTAATGATTCGGCAAAACTACAGGCAGCCAACGCTAATGGAGACATTAAAAGTGTAACCCCGACAGAGGGCGGTAGCGAATCGAATACTGCTGAAAACAATGCACAGGAAGTACCAGAGAAAGAGGAAGATGGCTTCAACAAGGGTGTAGTATTCTATCTCCGCGAAAACAAGGTCGTCGGTGTATTGATGTGGAACGTATTCAATAAGCTGGGTATAGCCAGAAAAATCGTCGATCAATGTACCGAGTGGGACGATTTGAACGAAGTGGCGAAGCTGTTCCATCTTCACGGACCACCGGCTGATGAAGACGACAAAGATTAA
- the LOC131290529 gene encoding E3 ubiquitin ligase Rnf121, whose product MNLHEPVDPNKPFDELTPEEKMRLEHIKMYEKHKGHESMHMEMVLILFVTLIIAQIVLVEWKKRHYRSYSLMTLLALWIIPFVLSLRSQYWRFIFFWLIFSCITGLVMRKAMRKPISGTTPRLVYKWFYFIYKLSYGLGIIGYIVMMFTFFGVNFIFNQPPHTWMDVGLLFVFYGLYYGVLGRDISEICADKMACHVGYYTPKGIPTRHLERNVCAVCGNQLLTDVNESGVIENTYKLTCDHVFHEFCIRGWCIVGKKQTCPYCKEKVDLKKMFCNPWERPHVLYGQLLDWIRWLVAWQPLILFIVQGINWMLGLE is encoded by the exons ATGAATCTACACGAGCCGGTTGATCCAAACAAG CCATTCGATGAGCTTACACCGGAAGAAAAGATGAG GTTGGAACACAtcaaaatgtatgaaaaacataAGGGACACGAGTCAATGCATATGGAGATGGTTCTCATCCTTTTTGTTACACTCATAATTGCACAAATTGTACTGGTAGAATGGAAAAAACGGCACTACAGATCCTACTCG CTAATGACTTTACTCGCCTTGTGGATAATTCCGTTTGTCCTTAGCTTACGCAGCCAATACTGGCGATTTATCTTTTTCTGGCTCATATTCAGCTGTATCACAGGGTTGGTGATGCGCAAAGCGATGCGCAAACCCATTTCAGGCACAACACCCCGTCTCGTGTACAAATGGTTCTACTTTATCTACAAACTAAGCTACGGTCTGGGCATCATTGGGTACATCGTGATGATGTTCACCTTCTTCGGGGTCAACTTTATATTCAACCAACCCCCGCACACGTGGATGGACGTCGGACTCCTGTTCGTGTTCTATGGTCTCTACTACGGCGTGCTCGGGCGAGATATATCGGAAATCTGTGCCGATAAAATGGCTTGCCACGTAGGGTACTACACGCCGAAAGGTATTCCAACGCGTCACCTCGAGCGAAACGTGTGTGCCGTTTGCGGCAATCAGCTGCTTACGGACGTGAATGAGTCCGGTGTGATCGAGAACACGTACAAGCTGACCTGTGATCATGTGTTTCACGAATTTTGCATTCGCGGCTGGTGCATCGTCGGGAAGAAGCAAACGTGTCCATACTGCAAGGAAAAGGTGGAcctaaagaaaatgttctgcaatcC CTGGGAACGCCCGCATGTCCTGTACGGACAGCTGTTGGACTGGATCCGGTGGCTTGTGGCCTGGCAGCCACTAATATTATTCATCGTGCAAGGCATCAACTGGATGCTGGGTCTTGAGTAA
- the LOC131283135 gene encoding pyridine nucleotide-disulfide oxidoreductase domain-containing protein 1 produces MSDDLCCTYLIVGGGIAGVTCAETLALLRTNPTERILLLNESSLVKAVTNVVPLGKVLNRFDVEEKDAQELTTNSQVDVLLDQLDTIVSEHHYVRTVAGRCIKYRFLCLCTGARPNIIDKAKGNPNVIGIRDTESVQQFQKRIHTASRLVVVGNGGIASELVYEVGGMEEIHWVIKDAYISSTFVDSGAATFFRERLGKKDKDEGAKPIYKRMRYVEEKNEEEAATIGDADSSCVAGNKRGAALGPDWHRAFDIRKHGENFPNTGKVTVHHSVEIEAINDRSNGEKFPLLVRLTDGTEIECDLVVSATGVVPAISWEGGCDCPFKLGPDGGLFVDWSMRTSVKDVYAAGDVCYAGWEHAPHWFQMRLWTQARQMGAMAARSMAARRAGEEIYQDFCFEMFNHVTTLFGYQVVLLGRYNGQGLNDKYEVLLRMTPGLEYIKFVLVNGRLQGALLVGETGLEETCENLILNQLDLSPYGEELLNPDIDIEDYFD; encoded by the coding sequence ATGTCCGACGATCTTTGTTGCACCTACCTCATCGTTGGCGGCGGAATAGCGGGTGTAACGTGCGCGGAAACGTTGGCCTTACTCCGCACAAATCCAACCGAGCGCATCCTGCTCCTCAACGAATCATCCCTCGTGAAAGCTGTCACCAACGTCGTACCCCTGGGGAAGGTGTTGAATCGCTTCGATGTTGAGGAAAAAGACGCCCAAGAGCTAACGACGAACAGTCAGGTCGATGTGCTGCTGGACCAACTGGATACGATCGTAAGCGAACACCACTACGTGCGAACGGTTGCCGGAAGGTGCATCAAATATCGTTTCCTGTGCCTCTGCACCGGTGCCCGGCCGAACATCATCGATAAGGCGAAGGGAAACCCGAACGTGATTGGGATACGTGACACGGAATCGGTGCAGCAGTTTCAAAAGCGAATCCACACGGCTAGCCGATTGGTGGTGGTTGGAAACGGTGGCATTGCTTCGGAGTTGGTGTATGAGGTCGGCGGCATGGAGGAGATTCATTGGGTGATAAAGGACGCGTACATCAGTTCGACGTTCGTGGATTCTGGTGCGGCAACATTCTTTCGCGAAAGATTGGGAAAGAAGGACAAGGATGAAGGCGCAAAGCCCATCTACAAGAGGATGCGTtatgtggaggaaaaaaatgaagaagaagCTGCAACCATTGGAGATGCGGATTCCAGCTGCGTTGCCGGTAATAAACGTGGGGCTGCATTAGGTCCCGACTGGCACCGAGCGTTCGATATTCGGAAGCACGGAGAAAATTTCCCTAACACCGGCAAAGTGACCGTCCACCATTCCGTTGAGATCGAAGCAATCAACGATCGCAGCAATGGAGAAAAGTTTCCTCTTCTCGTAAGGCTTACCGATGGTACGGAAATCGAGTGCGATTTAGTAGTGTCTGCCACGGGCGTTGTACCCGCCATTAGCTGGGAGGGTGGATGTGATTGTCCGTTTAAGCTCGGCCCCGATGGAGGACTGTTCGTCGATTGGTCGATGCGAACGTCGGTGAAAGATGTGTACGCTGCGGGAGACGTTTGCTACGCCGGCTGGGAGCATGCACCGCACTGGTTTCAGATGCGCCTCTGGACACAAGCTCGTCAGATGGGAGCGATGGCGGCGCGTAGTATGGCTGCCCGGCGGGCCGGTGAAGAGATATATCAGGATTTTTGCTTCGAAATGTTTAACCACGTGACTACGCTGTTTGGCTACCAGGTGGTACTCTTGGGGCGCTATAATGGGCAAGGTTTGAACGACAAGTACGAAGTGCTGCTCCGAATGACGCCAGGACTTGAGTACATCAAATTTGTACTGGTTAATGGTCGACTGCAGGGTGCCCTGCTGGTCGGCGAAACAGGATTAGAAGAAACGTGTGAAAATTTAATCTTGAATCAGTTAGACCTTTCCCCGTACGGAGAGGAACTGCTGAATCCGGATATCGATATTGAAGACTACTTTGATTGA
- the LOC131283136 gene encoding small ribosomal subunit protein mS40, whose protein sequence is MSVFRLLGGEIISIYRQSLLTIGTGQARYLSVSTSHRRAAVPEGEQAEETAAGDEVTATEDDSATPKPPVDDPKDRTRVVPVETSIRYLASEAYRQTYQDDPVWKQYRRNHKGLYPPKLTRKTCIRKGRISTGNPCPICRDEYLVLDHNNIDLLKQFISPQTGEVLSYRVTGLCQKKHTQLLVAVERAMDRGLLTFDVPFREYDYSEYYPAKGTNSSK, encoded by the coding sequence ATGTCAGTGTTTCGATTGCTCGGTGGTGAAATCATTTCCATTTATCGTCAAAGCCTACTCACCATCGGTACAGGGCAGGCGAGGTATCTGTCCGTGTCCACATCGCACCGTCGGGCAGCAGTGCCGGAAGGTGAGCAAGCAGAGGAAACGGCAGCCGGTGATGAAGTAACAGCAACGGAAGACGACTCAGCCACCCCGAAGCCACCAGTTGACGATCCGAAGGACCGTACGCGAGTAGTACCGGTGGAAACGAGCATTCGCTATCTGGCCAGCGAAGCCTACCGTCAAACATACCAGGACGATCCGGTATGGAAGCAGTATCGGCGTAATCACAAGGGCCTGTATCCACCGAAGCTGACCCGTAAAACCTGCATCCGCAAAGGACGCATCTCGACCGGCAACCCGTGCCCGATCTGTCGCGACGAGTATCTGGTGCTGGACCATAATAATATCGATCTTTTGAAGCAATTCATTTCCCCACAAACGGGGGAAGTGTTGAGCTACCGCGTTACGGGGTTGTGTCAGAAGAAACACACCCAACtgttggtggcggtggagcGTGCCATGGACCGAGGTTTATTaacgtttgatgtgccgtTTCGAGAGTACGATTACAGTGAATACTACCCGGCAAAGGGAACGAATTCGtctaaataa